The Deinococcus sp. YIM 134068 genome window below encodes:
- a CDS encoding cbb3-type cytochrome c oxidase subunit I — MTVQHAPQPTAAERRGAWEVIKDYMMTTDHKKIGILYILTSLVGFALAGFLALAIRVQLALPEQTLLTGNAYNQVLTVHAVVMLFFFLIPIGLFGFGNFFLPLQLGVRDVALPRVNTFAVWLFIFSLVLVVTALWNGGVPGVGWTFPYPLVADGNQTGVAVFMVAVLLNGLGSLLGSANFAATIVNLRTPGMSLWKMPIFSWSIFATSLLQLVSLGGLTAAALVVLLELKLGLSMFNPGIGGTPLLQQQFFWFYSHPAVYVMLLPYLGIGAEIASTMARKPLFGYRVMVYSLLGIVLVSLLVWAHHFFAIGLPEAWQIAFAVATLIVAVPTGVKIFNLIGTLWGGRILLKTPTYWLVGFIFNFLVGGITGVSLGMVPFDYQVTMSYYVVAHFHNVMMFGTAFLAFGGLYYWWPKMTGRFLDEKMGVWHFWLFMVGSWLTFLPQYVLGLMGMPRRYYTYPVGNATWTELNFISSVGAFVLLAGGVVFVWNMLQSMRRPITAGPNPWGGFTLEWTAASPPAAYNFAHEFPTTFPTERPLYDWEKSGEKLTPVDPKSIHLPVDSIWPFMTAFSLLLMGYGLSFGWFTNYTPADGLQPFLEGGIGFVAASIILYLSFPLFFWSLFKWAGTREYAVPVEHHHLTKYDNGFMGMAWFIISEVSLFGVLIAGYVYLRIIGAAEPPALRPNVWLAALNTLILVSSSFVIHKAEQDHHHGRYTWFRLGLFLTLLLGAVFMLFQVYEFSLFGVESDWRQNLWQSCFFIIVGLHGLHILIGGTGIALPYYQALTGKMDKYNHGSLTAASLYWHLVDVVWLLIVAIFYAW, encoded by the coding sequence GTGACGGTTCAGCACGCGCCGCAGCCCACCGCCGCCGAACGCCGGGGCGCGTGGGAGGTCATCAAGGACTACATGATGACCACCGATCACAAGAAGATCGGGATTCTGTATATCCTCACGTCCCTGGTGGGCTTCGCGCTGGCGGGCTTCCTCGCCCTCGCCATCCGCGTGCAGCTCGCGCTGCCCGAGCAGACGCTGCTCACCGGCAACGCCTACAACCAGGTGCTCACCGTTCACGCGGTGGTCATGCTGTTCTTCTTCCTGATTCCCATCGGGCTGTTCGGGTTCGGGAACTTCTTCCTGCCGCTGCAACTCGGGGTGCGCGACGTGGCGCTGCCGCGCGTGAACACCTTCGCGGTGTGGCTGTTCATCTTCAGCCTCGTGCTCGTGGTGACGGCGCTGTGGAACGGCGGCGTGCCCGGCGTGGGCTGGACCTTCCCCTACCCGCTGGTGGCGGACGGCAACCAGACGGGCGTGGCCGTGTTCATGGTGGCGGTGCTCCTCAACGGCCTGGGGTCGCTGCTCGGCAGCGCGAACTTCGCGGCGACCATCGTGAACCTGCGGACGCCGGGCATGAGCCTGTGGAAGATGCCGATCTTCTCGTGGAGCATCTTCGCCACCAGCCTGCTCCAGCTCGTCAGCCTGGGTGGCCTGACCGCCGCCGCGCTCGTCGTGCTCCTCGAACTCAAGCTGGGGCTGAGCATGTTCAACCCCGGCATCGGCGGCACGCCCCTGCTTCAGCAGCAGTTCTTCTGGTTCTACTCCCACCCCGCCGTGTACGTGATGCTGCTGCCCTACCTCGGCATCGGGGCCGAGATCGCCTCCACGATGGCCCGCAAGCCGCTGTTCGGCTACCGGGTGATGGTGTACTCGCTGCTCGGCATCGTGCTCGTCTCGCTGCTCGTGTGGGCGCACCACTTCTTCGCCATCGGGCTGCCCGAGGCGTGGCAGATCGCCTTCGCGGTGGCGACGCTGATCGTGGCCGTGCCCACGGGCGTCAAAATCTTCAACCTGATCGGCACGCTCTGGGGCGGGCGCATCCTGCTCAAGACGCCGACCTACTGGCTCGTCGGCTTCATCTTCAACTTCCTGGTGGGCGGGATCACGGGTGTCTCTCTCGGGATGGTGCCCTTCGACTATCAGGTGACGATGAGCTACTACGTCGTGGCGCACTTCCACAACGTGATGATGTTCGGCACGGCGTTCCTGGCGTTCGGCGGCCTGTACTACTGGTGGCCGAAAATGACGGGCCGCTTCCTCGACGAGAAGATGGGCGTGTGGCACTTCTGGCTGTTCATGGTCGGCTCGTGGCTGACCTTCCTGCCGCAGTACGTCCTCGGCCTGATGGGGATGCCCCGGCGCTACTACACCTACCCGGTGGGCAACGCCACCTGGACGGAGCTGAACTTCATCTCCTCGGTGGGCGCGTTCGTGCTGCTCGCGGGCGGCGTCGTGTTCGTGTGGAACATGCTCCAGAGCATGCGGCGGCCCATCACGGCGGGACCCAACCCCTGGGGCGGCTTCACGCTGGAGTGGACGGCGGCCTCCCCGCCCGCCGCGTACAACTTCGCGCACGAGTTCCCCACCACCTTCCCCACCGAGCGCCCGCTGTACGACTGGGAGAAGAGCGGCGAGAAGCTCACGCCCGTGGACCCCAAGTCGATCCACCTGCCCGTGGACTCCATCTGGCCCTTCATGACGGCCTTCTCGCTGCTGCTGATGGGCTACGGCCTCTCGTTCGGCTGGTTCACGAACTACACCCCGGCGGACGGCCTGCAACCCTTCCTGGAGGGGGGCATCGGCTTCGTCGCGGCGAGCATCATCCTGTACCTGAGCTTCCCACTGTTCTTCTGGTCGCTCTTCAAGTGGGCCGGGACGCGTGAGTATGCCGTGCCAGTGGAGCACCACCACCTCACGAAGTACGACAACGGCTTCATGGGGATGGCGTGGTTCATCATCTCGGAAGTGAGCCTCTTCGGCGTCCTGATCGCCGGGTACGTGTACCTGCGGATCATCGGGGCCGCCGAGCCGCCCGCCCTGCGCCCGAACGTGTGGCTGGCCGCGCTGAACACGCTGATCCTGGTCTCCTCGTCCTTCGTGATCCACAAGGCCGAGCAGGACCACCACCACGGGCGCTACACGTGGTTCCGGCTGGGCCTGTTCCTGACGCTGCTGCTGGGCGCGGTCTTCATGCTCTTCCAGGTGTACGAGTTCTCGCTGTTCGGCGTGGAGAGTGACTGGCGTCAGAACCTGTGGCAGTCGTGCTTCTTCATCATCGTCGGCCTGCACGGGCTGCACATCCTGATCGGCGGCACCGGCATCGCCCTGCCGTACTACCAGGCGCTGACCGGCAAGATGGACAAGTACAACCACGGCTCCCTGACCGCCGCCAGCCTGTACTGGCACTTGGTGGACGTGGTGTGGCTCTTGATCGTGGCGATCTTCTACGCGTGGTGA
- a CDS encoding COX15/CtaA family protein, with protein sequence MSRVVAVARPGAGVWLSRLAWAALAYNVLVILWGAVVRITGAGAGCGDHWPLCNGVVLPQSPALHTVIELSHRLTSGLSGMLALGLVALAFRVTAKGHPARLGALLSLGLIVLEGLVGGVQVLLGLTADSTDPARGFVQGVHLANTFLLLGALLLTALWASGGPRLRLRGQGRALGLSLFGLGLLLVLGMAGAVTALGDLLFMPEGGTPLDTVRRDFGASASLIENLRVVHPMLAVGTSAYLLWMASALSKLRPSPGVKRWGLLLAGGIALQMVAGFANVALKAPGWMQLTHLGLACGLWLVTVMLVYRALTIPATREHLLPSPSGAGVNV encoded by the coding sequence GTGAGTCGTGTCGTGGCGGTGGCCCGACCGGGCGCGGGGGTCTGGCTCTCCCGGCTGGCCTGGGCCGCTCTGGCGTACAACGTGCTGGTGATCCTGTGGGGCGCGGTGGTCCGCATCACGGGGGCGGGGGCGGGCTGCGGCGACCACTGGCCGCTGTGTAACGGTGTGGTCCTGCCGCAGAGTCCGGCCCTGCACACCGTCATCGAACTCAGCCACCGCCTGACCAGCGGGTTGAGCGGAATGCTCGCGCTGGGGCTGGTGGCGCTGGCGTTCCGGGTGACGGCGAAGGGGCATCCGGCCCGCCTCGGTGCCCTGCTCAGCCTCGGCCTGATCGTGTTGGAGGGGCTGGTCGGCGGGGTGCAGGTCCTCCTGGGGCTGACGGCGGACTCCACCGACCCGGCGCGCGGCTTCGTGCAGGGCGTCCACCTCGCCAACACCTTCCTGCTGCTGGGGGCGCTGCTGCTCACGGCGCTGTGGGCGTCGGGCGGGCCACGGCTGCGGCTGCGGGGGCAGGGGCGGGCGCTCGGGCTGAGCCTGTTCGGGCTGGGATTGCTGCTCGTCCTCGGGATGGCGGGTGCGGTGACGGCGCTGGGCGACCTGCTGTTCATGCCGGAGGGGGGCACGCCGCTCGACACGGTGCGGCGCGACTTCGGGGCCAGCGCGAGCCTGATCGAGAACCTGCGGGTCGTCCACCCCATGCTCGCCGTGGGGACGAGCGCGTACCTGCTGTGGATGGCGTCGGCCCTGTCCAAGTTGCGGCCCTCGCCGGGGGTCAAACGGTGGGGATTGCTCCTTGCGGGCGGGATTGCCCTTCAGATGGTGGCGGGCTTCGCCAACGTGGCCCTCAAGGCTCCGGGCTGGATGCAGCTCACCCACCTGGGGCTGGCGTGCGGGCTGTGGCTCGTGACCGTGATGCTGGTGTACCGCGCCCTCACCATTCCGGCGACGCGGGAGCATCTGCTGCCCTCGCCCTCCGGCGCAGGAGTGAACGTATGA
- the coxB gene encoding cytochrome c oxidase subunit II, with protein sequence MNTTHHRHGGGPRGATLRRFARAGLLGVGATLLTGCGTEQLISIGDLSSASNREVFWMSVPAIAFSIIIFIGVSWALFYSVQKFREDRNENAPAQFHGNNRLEVILVVVPVLIVVMLSVLTVRTMARINPTPREAVDITVLARQFWWNFGYPGAPAAAGGTVTNGNELIIPTRNQVAVTVGSGDVMHGFWAPNLGGQRFATPGAQKTWQIDTDRPGVYQGNCSFLCGASHANMRYKVIALEPERYNAFLRAAQAYRAPTPATGSAEARGYTIFMEGKASTGALACASCHRVQGTPANGAAGPDLSFFGSRRTLGAGLWEGERAREMLIPWLANSPGVKPGSLMPTYDGSEYRVNGEVLKGGVLTRAELEDVAAYLRSLQLPEEANYWRDVPIIGGPESVEDNNASEGEGGNS encoded by the coding sequence TTGAACACCACACATCACCGCCACGGGGGCGGGCCACGGGGGGCCACGTTGCGCCGCTTCGCGCGGGCGGGTCTGCTCGGGGTGGGCGCGACGCTGCTGACCGGGTGCGGGACGGAGCAGCTGATCAGCATCGGCGACCTGTCGTCGGCGAGCAACCGCGAAGTGTTCTGGATGAGCGTGCCCGCCATCGCCTTCTCGATCATCATCTTCATCGGGGTGTCGTGGGCGCTGTTCTACTCGGTGCAGAAGTTCCGCGAGGACCGCAACGAGAACGCGCCCGCGCAGTTCCACGGCAACAACCGCCTGGAGGTCATCCTGGTGGTCGTGCCCGTCCTCATCGTGGTGATGCTGAGCGTGCTGACCGTCCGCACGATGGCGCGCATCAATCCCACCCCGCGCGAGGCTGTGGACATCACCGTGCTCGCCCGGCAGTTCTGGTGGAACTTCGGGTATCCGGGCGCGCCCGCCGCCGCCGGGGGCACCGTCACGAACGGCAACGAGCTGATCATCCCCACCCGCAACCAGGTGGCCGTGACGGTGGGCAGCGGCGACGTGATGCACGGCTTCTGGGCACCGAACCTCGGCGGGCAACGCTTCGCCACGCCGGGCGCGCAGAAGACGTGGCAGATCGACACCGACCGGCCCGGCGTGTACCAGGGCAACTGCTCGTTCCTGTGCGGGGCGAGCCACGCCAACATGCGCTACAAGGTGATCGCGCTGGAGCCGGAGCGGTACAACGCCTTCCTGCGGGCGGCGCAGGCCTACCGCGCCCCCACTCCCGCCACGGGCAGCGCCGAGGCGCGCGGCTACACGATCTTCATGGAGGGCAAGGCCAGCACGGGCGCGCTCGCCTGCGCGTCGTGCCACCGGGTGCAGGGCACGCCCGCGAACGGGGCCGCCGGGCCGGACCTGAGCTTTTTCGGCAGCCGCCGCACGCTGGGGGCCGGGCTGTGGGAGGGCGAGCGCGCCCGCGAGATGCTGATTCCCTGGCTCGCCAACAGCCCCGGCGTGAAGCCGGGCAGCCTGATGCCGACCTACGACGGCAGCGAGTACCGTGTGAACGGCGAGGTTCTGAAGGGCGGCGTGCTGACCCGCGCCGAGCTGGAGGACGTGGCGGCCTACCTGCGGAGCCTCCAGCTCCCCGAGGAGGCGAACTACTGGCGGGACGTGCCGATCATCGGCGGCCCGGAGAGCGTTGAGGACAACAACGCTTCAGAGGGAGAGGGAGGCAACTCGTGA
- a CDS encoding heme o synthase, whose translation MTQAARATWRDYLALTKPKVISLLLWTTLTAMVMAARGWPGLWLFLVVGVAGYASAGSAGVFNMIVDRDIDLKMKRTAARPTSSGLISTRDAALFGAALQLASFVGLWVWATPLAAWMSLAGFFTYVVVYTLWLKRTTWHNIVLGGAAGCFPPLVGWAAVTGDLNLFAWFLFAIIFFWTPVHFWALALMIKEEYREVGIPMLPVVHGDKLTVVQIGLYAIYTVVLSVMPVFIGEVGVLYFFAALGLGWLLLARSWRLYRHVMGGGTVERRVAVPLYLYSMLYLALLFVAGAVDRVLIG comes from the coding sequence GTGACCCAAGCCGCCCGTGCCACCTGGCGCGACTACCTGGCGCTGACCAAGCCGAAGGTCATCAGCCTGCTGCTGTGGACCACCCTCACCGCGATGGTGATGGCGGCGCGCGGCTGGCCGGGGCTGTGGCTCTTCCTCGTGGTCGGCGTGGCCGGGTACGCCTCGGCGGGGTCGGCGGGCGTGTTCAACATGATCGTGGACCGCGACATCGACCTGAAGATGAAGCGCACGGCGGCCCGGCCCACCTCCAGCGGCCTGATCTCCACCCGCGACGCGGCGCTCTTCGGGGCGGCCCTGCAACTCGCCTCCTTCGTGGGGCTGTGGGTGTGGGCCACGCCCCTCGCCGCGTGGATGAGCCTCGCGGGCTTTTTCACCTACGTCGTGGTGTATACGCTGTGGCTCAAGCGCACGACCTGGCACAACATCGTTCTGGGCGGGGCCGCCGGGTGCTTTCCGCCGCTGGTGGGCTGGGCCGCCGTGACGGGCGACCTCAACCTCTTCGCGTGGTTTCTCTTCGCCATCATCTTCTTCTGGACGCCCGTGCATTTCTGGGCGCTCGCGCTGATGATCAAGGAGGAGTACCGCGAGGTCGGCATCCCCATGCTGCCCGTCGTCCACGGCGACAAACTCACGGTCGTGCAGATCGGCCTGTACGCGATCTACACGGTCGTGCTGTCGGTGATGCCCGTCTTCATCGGGGAGGTGGGAGTGCTGTACTTCTTCGCCGCGCTGGGGCTGGGGTGGCTGCTGCTCGCGCGTTCGTGGCGGCTGTACCGGCACGTCATGGGCGGGGGGACGGTCGAGCGGCGGGTCGCCGTGCCGCTGTACCTGTACTCCATGCTGTACCTCGCGCTGCTGTTCGTGGCGGGAGCTGTGGACCGGGTGCTGATCGGGTAG
- the panB gene encoding 3-methyl-2-oxobutanoate hydroxymethyltransferase, with product MKRTIPDLLHAPEPLVMVTAYDYPGGRHAEGAGVDLILVGDSLGNVVLGYDSTAPVTLGDMIHHARAVRRGAPETFMVVDLPFGTYHTGVTDAMRAAVRVIQETGADAVKMEGATPEVLEVVSVLTRNGVPVMGHVGLMPQTATAQGGLKVQGKDEETARRTVEGAAALEAAGAFAVVLEAVPARLARLITERLSIPTIGIGAGVHCRGQVLVYHDLLGVYEGEEKKISKRYAELGREAREAIATYAHEVRAREFPTREQSFVMKDEVLGKLY from the coding sequence ATGAAGCGCACCATTCCCGACCTCCTGCACGCGCCGGAACCGCTCGTGATGGTCACGGCCTATGACTATCCGGGCGGGCGGCACGCGGAAGGAGCGGGGGTCGACCTTATCCTCGTGGGCGACTCGCTGGGGAACGTGGTGCTGGGCTACGACTCCACCGCGCCCGTCACGCTGGGCGACATGATCCACCACGCGCGGGCGGTGCGGCGGGGGGCACCGGAGACCTTCATGGTCGTGGACCTGCCCTTCGGCACGTACCACACGGGCGTGACCGACGCGATGCGCGCCGCCGTCCGCGTCATTCAGGAAACGGGGGCCGACGCCGTGAAGATGGAGGGTGCCACCCCCGAGGTGCTGGAGGTCGTCTCGGTCCTCACCCGCAACGGGGTGCCCGTCATGGGCCACGTCGGGCTGATGCCGCAGACCGCCACCGCGCAGGGCGGCCTCAAGGTGCAGGGCAAGGACGAGGAGACGGCCCGCCGAACCGTGGAGGGGGCCGCCGCGCTGGAGGCCGCCGGAGCCTTCGCCGTCGTGCTGGAGGCCGTGCCCGCCCGCCTCGCGCGGCTGATCACCGAGCGGCTGAGTATTCCCACCATCGGCATCGGCGCGGGGGTGCATTGCCGGGGGCAGGTTCTCGTCTACCACGACCTTCTCGGCGTGTACGAGGGCGAGGAGAAGAAGATTTCCAAACGCTACGCCGAACTGGGCCGGGAGGCGCGGGAGGCCATCGCCACCTACGCCCACGAGGTGCGCGCCCGCGAGTTCCCGACGAGGGAGCAGAGCTTCGTGATGAAGGACGAGGTGCTGGGGAAGCTGTATTGA
- a CDS encoding DUF420 domain-containing protein, which yields MAAIINQWAVITIILSGLALVVGVFFIKRGNREAHMRAMVTASALATIFLVLYLTRLGLGYEKRYVGPDTWRTAYFVLLISHIILAALNLPLALGALYNAVRGLRAAGNLGNINAEPAARTSFNRHRAWVRWTVPVWLYVAVTGWVIYLVLGRYGEVVGG from the coding sequence GTGGCGGCCATCATCAACCAGTGGGCAGTGATTACCATCATCCTGAGCGGGCTGGCGCTCGTAGTCGGGGTGTTCTTCATCAAGCGCGGCAACCGTGAGGCGCACATGCGGGCGATGGTCACGGCAAGCGCCCTGGCGACCATCTTCCTCGTGCTGTACCTCACCCGCCTGGGCCTGGGCTACGAGAAGCGGTACGTGGGGCCGGACACGTGGCGCACAGCGTATTTCGTCCTCCTGATCAGCCACATCATCCTCGCCGCCCTGAACCTGCCCCTCGCCCTCGGTGCCCTGTACAACGCCGTGAGGGGCCTGCGGGCCGCCGGGAACCTCGGCAACATCAACGCCGAACCCGCCGCCCGCACCTCGTTCAACCGCCACCGCGCCTGGGTGCGCTGGACCGTGCCCGTGTGGCTGTACGTGGCGGTGACGGGCTGGGTGATCTACCTCGTGCTGGGGCGGTATGGGGAAGTGGTGGGGGGATAG